A stretch of the Phycodurus eques isolate BA_2022a chromosome 15, UOR_Pequ_1.1, whole genome shotgun sequence genome encodes the following:
- the ier5l gene encoding immediate early response gene 5-like protein — protein MINTMECAVDAQSVISISLMKIHNSRTQRGGIKLHKNLLVSYVLRNARQLYVKEKYAEIYRTQQYEEAMAVCDRIRELDPQGARETASAAPGDADARKEPERCYCAEVSDVAHWEQLTADGSAYCSKTTVLDLDTHVVTTVENGYLHQDCRRCDALRAGRGKKRKGDFGRCSCDVEDASERKRAKREEYAYAHAHPDCADTSDISNLISIFGSGFTGLLSRQADLEQICSKQALASLGAWTRAIVAF, from the coding sequence ATGATCAACACCATGGAATGCGCCGTGGACGCGCAGAGCGTCATCTCCATTTCCCTGATGAAGATCCACAACTCGAGGACTCAGAGAGGCGGCATCAAGCTGCACAAAAACCTGCTGGTGTCCTACGTGCTGAGGAACGCCCGGCAGCTGTACGTCAAGGAGAAGTACGCGGAGATTTACCGGACGCAGCAGTACGAGGAGGCGATGGCGGTCTGCGACCGGATCCGGGAGCTGGACCCGCAGGGCGCCCGCGAGACGGCGAGCGCCGCTCCCGGGGACGCCGACGCCCGCAAAGAACCGGAGCGCTGCTACTGCGCGGAGGTCTCCGACGTGGCGCACTGGGAGCAGCTGACGGCCGACGGCAGCGCGTACTGCAGCAAAACCACCGTGCTGGACTTGGACACGCACGTCGTGACCACGGTGGAGAACGGCTACCTCCACCAGGACTGCCGCCGCTGCGACGCGCTCCGAGCCGGCCGGGGCAAGAAGCGCAAGGGGGACTTCGGCCGCTGCTCGTGCGACGTCGAGGACGCGTCGGAGCGCAAACGCGCAAAACGCGAAGAGTACGCGTACGCGCACGCGCACCCGGACTGCGCGGACACCTCCGACATCTCCAACCTGATCTCCATCTTCGGCTCGGGCTTCACGGGGCTGCTGAGCAGGCAGGCGGACTTGGAGCAGATCTGCAGCAAGCAGGCGCTGGCCAGCCTGGGAGCCTGGACCCGGGCCATTGTGGCGTTCTGA